In Panicum virgatum strain AP13 chromosome 5K, P.virgatum_v5, whole genome shotgun sequence, the genomic window atgtgcacgcccgcactccgaccagggggtccgggaccgtcccacaCTATTACTATCACCCGGATACtgcaggacggccgccgccatctccgcgggaccaaggacgaaatccagggcgacagcgacacgcgccgccttcccacagtgtacttcctacagtgttcgaccactgtaccccacgATTCAAGGgagaacgacgacttccgcgcccctacactcatgtacaccgcccctccttacaactataaaaggagagggtgggcttccttttgcGCATGCTGATCAGATCTCTCCAATCCAAGGTTGGAAGCAGGCTCTCTGATTTTCCCtcagagaactctcagcactacCGAGCACTCATCTCGCCCGgatccacttctagcagagacttgggagctttcccCCCTCTCTCGCcacgcttgtatcccctactacaagcaccccgggtgcaagataatacagtgccctcgcacactctttttgctggacgtacggccctgcggccggaaccaggataaaccgtgcgttactgtgattgcctcttgcatcatcatctgggacgaggaaacacgcagcatttactagttgggatccaggcccccgggtcgggacaccgacagttggcgcgccaggtagggggacgtctgcgtgacattttctctctttctcccatttgatctccaggaatgGTGAGCAGATcaaacccataccctatgggtgtttcggatccgttcccatcgggacgcgtgatctcgttcgggagtctcgagttcagggcaaccggcaacggtcacctcatgcagctcctctcctccgaacgCAACCTCATCGCTCCGACTACGCCAGCCCGGCACAACGGGCGCTCGGGAAAGCGTTTGTGACAAACACGCGCagagcggcgtcgtgcggcacgccatagctcccccacgtgggttgaggctggcatgtcgcaactcaccATCGAGGCGAACGGGGCTACCGTTCCgccatcacgtgcctcggcatcATCTGTGCCGGCACCGTCATCCGCAGCGGtgctagtgcctcccagggtgggctcgacctcgccttcgcccttccccttcgggatgcgcaatacTGCCGCTCGCACCTACGCCTCTTCGATCAGCACTAACttcgccgagtatgaggatctgccgggtcatcatcttctatcaatccgcaacctcatcgcgtcgtccctcgacgaatcctaccccgggacggcgagctcgatcgccgacgacgtcgacttcttcatgaacaacttcacggccgaggaggccgaggactactccagGGTCCGCGACCCCAACGCTCTCCGCGcattccagctggcgacggcctactgcctcacctgctccgaagactccagcgagggggatttcgatccttccagggaatgcttcgtggcggacctcgcggacgagcaagacgacaatgctccagccaacgacgaggacggcggggcggacgtacGGGCAAAGCAGCCGGTGGTCCCGCCTTCAGCCCCTTCCTCATCAAGTTcagcggcgcgacaagctcaactggcgcagctcaacgagcttcaagccaagctcgacgagcagcgtcggcaaacccaggagctacgcgccgcactcgagcagcagcgtaccgtgcCTGGTGCACACGCCCGGGCgacgggacgtgttgcccgggggcgcatcctggccgacgacaatgtCGACAAGTCTCTAGAACTGCAAACAGCCGGcgagaaactcgtcgctgcggcctatctacttcaagctatgcttgagccatcgacaccttcgggtcgtaacctgcgccgcgaggcacaggaactcatcgagcaagctgccgtgcagcaggccgagagctctgcgtctcgtatgcgctcgaaggccccggagcagtgtgatgggactgcgcaccaggaccgtgaggtttctgtgcacacacccccagcagggaagggcaaggcagccgtagcgcccggcgcGAGGGCACCCCCGGTAcacgagcgcatcggaagagttcccgtaagggagcgaatccacGACACTCGCGGGCatgctggcgacggcgacgcccgcaacgtcatcaacggcaggaggtacacccctcgacggggtggacgcttcgaccctgagcacgacaggggtgagtcaccggagcctccgggcacccgggtgttcagccgggagatccgGACCGcaccttttcccccgcgcttccgacaacccaacaccctcgtcaaatactcgggcgagactgatcctgcagtctagctcaacgactaccgcctagcgtgccagctaggcggcgcgacggaagacgcggtcatcatccgcaaccttcctcttcatcttgctgacgccacacgaacgtggctcgagcacttgcctgcggatcagatctacaactgggccgacttggtccacatcttcgtgggcaatttccagggcacgtacgtgcgccctgggaactcctgggacctcaaggggtgtcgccagaagccccgtgagtccctgcgtgactacgtgcgacgcttatccaagcagtgcaccgagctccccagcgtcacccatgtcgaggtcatcaacgctttcctcgagggtacgacgtgcaggaacttggtgcatgagcttgcgaggagccgacccgttaacaccaacgagttgttcgacgctgccaccaactacgccgccggcgaggaggcagttggtgccatcttcgacgacaaatcgagcaagcgcaaggacgatgcgcccgcagagggcggCAACGTTAAACTcgacgcccccgccaagaaacagaagcgggggaggaagggtaAGAAGCCGGCCCCGCCAAACCAGCGCGGGTTGGggcgggcagaggactccgaggaggccttcgcagccgccccggaccgcaaagggcctcgaggcccccctcaaggcggtggtggccagttcgacgacatgcttaagaagccgtgcccttaccacaagggcccggtcaaccataccctcgagcagtgcgagatgctcaagaaatactacaaccgcgtcgcgcatcgcgacgaagacaagaagaaggatgctggtgacaaaggtggagatgacgagttccccccagtggagaacgccttcttcatcttcggaggaacgacgacgaatatgacttctcggcagcgcaagcgtgagcgccgcgaagtcttttccgtcaccaaggccacgccatcctacctcgactggtcgaaggacaccatcgcctttggccgcgaggaccaccccgactacgtcccgcatccgggacggtatccgctcgttgtcgaccccatcatcggcaacacccgcttctccaaggtgctcatggacggaggcagcagcctcaacatcatgtacgcccccaccttggagctcatggggatcggactggacaagctacgccccagcaagtcgccgttCCACGGCGTTGCACCGGGGAAGcgggtccaacccctcggccagatcgatctgcctgtctgcttcggcacggcagccaacttccgcaaggagatactcacctttgaggtggtggggtttcgaggatcctaccacgccatccttggccgtccttgctacgccaagttcatggcggtccccaactacacctacctcaagctcaaaatgccgggaccaaagggcgtcatcaccatcggctcttcgttcgagcacgcctacgagtgcgacgtcgagtgcgtagagcgcgcggaagctcaagcggaagacgaggccctcgcagccaccctcgacaaaatggcaagcgaggccttggattcCACGCACCGACATGCCAGGAGCTTCGAAcctgccgagggtatcaagaaggtgcccctcgacccgagccactccgacggcaaggcgttgcagatcagcgccaccctcgacgacaaataggaagtggtgctcgtcgatttcctccgcgccaacacagatatctttgcgtggagcccctcggacatgcctggcataccgagggaggtcgccgagcactctcttgatgtccgacccaactccaagccagtGAAGCAACACctacgacgcttcgacgagctcaagcgccgagcgatcggcgaggagttgcagaaacttctggcggccggattcatcaaagaggtattccatcccgagtggctagctaatccagtattagtaaagaaaaagagtggaagctGGAGGATGTGTCTGGATTAcactagtctaaataagacatgtccgaaggttccctttcctttgccacgaatcgattagattgtagatactactgcgggatgtgagctcttatcctttcttgatgcttactccggttaccaccaaatcaagatgaaagagtccgaccagctcgcgacttcttttatcacacctttcggcatgtactgctacgttacgatgccctttggcctcagaaacgccggagccacctatcaatggtgtatgctccacgttttcggagaccaactcgggcggagcgtagaggcatatgtcgatgacattgttgtcaaaaccaggaaggcggatgacttggttgctgatctcaggatcgcattcgattgcctacgagccaaaggggtaaaacttaaccccgagaagtgcgtgtttggagtgcctcgaggcatgctcttgggcttcattgtctcccagcggggcatcgaacccaaccctgacaaagtctcggccatcactcggatgggaccgatccgagacctaaagggggtatggagggtcatgggatgcctagcgtcccttagccgttttatctcgcgtctcggcgagaaaggcttacccctgtatagactcttgaggaaaaccgagcgcttcacgtggacccccgaagctcaagaagccctcgaaaggctgaaggcatcgctcacccgtgctcccattcttacaccacctacggacggcgagcccctctatctatacgtggccgcgacgacccaagtggtcagcgcggtgatcgttgtggaaagacaagaggagggtcaagCTCTGCCCatccagcggccggtgtactatatcagcgaggtattgtctgaaaccaagacacgctatccacagattcagaagctgctttaCGCAGTAGtattggctcggcgcaagctgcgtcactacttcgaggcccaccccgtcaccgtggtctcgtctttccccttgggagagatagcccgcaaccgggaagccgagggcagaatcgccaaatggtctgtggagctgatgggagagacactcacctacgccccccgcaaggcaattaagtcccaaatcttggctgacttcgtggctgaatggacggacattcagctacccccatcacaaatccggggcgaatgctggactatgtacttcgacgggtcggtgatgaaaactggagccggagccggcctcctcttcatctcacctctcggagaacacatgcggtatgtgatccgcttgcatttccctgcttcgaacaatatggcggagtatgaggccctcctcggtggcctccgcatcgccatcgagctcggcgtaaaacgcctcgacgcgcgcggtgactctcagctcgtcatcgaccaagtaatgaaggagtccagctgtcacgacccgaagatggaggcgtattgcaacgcagtacgccgcctcaaggacaaattcgacggcctcgagctcaatcacgtcccgtgcaagtacaacgaggacgcggacgaactggccaagatagcctcggggcggaccaccgtccccccgaacatcttcgctcacgACATCCCCAGgccctccgtcgagttcaagcaaccgacggagtcaggcccctcgtccgccgggccctccggcgggaaccccccggcggacggggtcgagcccatggataCTGACTTCGGGacaacctccgcggacgaggccgaagcgatggaagttgacgaggcccccgcttcgcgagactggcgcgttcagtacctcgactggatggttcgaggggtcctaccctcggaccgcgctcaggcgcgacgccttgccaggcgggccaagtccttcgttctaatcgacaacgagctacacaagcgtagcccctcgggtgtcctgcaacgtTGCATTCCCATCCCTGAGGGCAAGGAgttgatccgcgacatccatgctggcgtctgcggccaccacgccgcgccacgcaccctcatgggtaacgcgtttcggcaaggcttttactggcccaccgcggtcgccgacgccactgatgtcgtgcggacttgcgagggatgccagttctatgcccgaaaaacacacctcccggcccatgctctgcagaccatccccatcacgtggccgttcgccgtgtgggggctggacctcgtcggtccgttgaagagggcgcccgggggcttcacccacttgctggtggcggtcgacaagttctccaaatggatcgaggctcgacccatcggcaagatcaattccgagcaagcagtccaattcttcaccgacatcgtcttcaggtttggggtcccgaactcgatcatcaccgacaacagcacccagttcacaggcaagaagttcttggcgttctgcgacagcttccacatacgtgtggactggtcagctgtggcacacccacagacgaacgggcaagtggagcgtgccaatggcatgatcctccaaggactaaagccgaggatcttcaacaagctgaacaagttcggccgaaggtggctcacagagctaccctcggtcatctggagtctgaggacgaccccgagcagagctacgggtttctctccgttcttcctcgtctatggcgccgagaccatcctccccaccgacttggaatacggatcgccaaggctcatggcatatcaagagcaacgaaaccagcgagctcgcgaagactcgctggaccaagtggacgaggctcgagacgtggcactcctgcattccgcgcgctaccagcagtccctacgaaggtaccaagcgcagagggtccggcgccg contains:
- the LOC120710606 gene encoding uncharacterized protein LOC120710606, coding for MDGGSSLNIMYAPTLELMGIGLDKLRPSKSPFHGVAPGKRVQPLGQIDLPVCFGTAANFRKEILTFEVVGFRGSYHAILGRPCYAKFMAVPNYTYLKLKMPGPKGVITIGSSFEHAYECDVECVERAEAQAEDEALAATLDKMASEALDSTHRHARSFEPAEGIKKVPLDPSHSDGKALQISATLDDK